The following coding sequences are from one Halomonas sp. HAL1 window:
- a CDS encoding S9 family peptidase produces the protein MPLDIVQRLIPGWGVTYGPPGDGPFPALMLLHGSEGAWAGWSHRDAMLFAAHGFLAFPYGYSSGGNAWNAGHIIDYPLDRSVEAFKALRELQFVDKRVGLYGISRGAEHALLLASLMARDKIEGAPDAIAAHSPPDVVCGAFDARNFRDGGDPGWQAWDVSKRAWTWRNSHEDLLPTTPIEIERYPGPLLLSHGTKDRMWSVEMTKRLEERLHEHGRSPEVHYYEGEDHIPSSSGQNKHHELLLGFFSKHL, from the coding sequence ATGCCTTTAGATATCGTGCAGCGTTTGATACCCGGCTGGGGCGTTACTTATGGCCCACCGGGCGATGGCCCTTTTCCAGCCCTCATGTTGCTGCATGGTTCTGAAGGCGCATGGGCGGGGTGGAGCCATCGTGACGCGATGCTATTCGCAGCCCATGGCTTCTTGGCGTTCCCTTATGGTTACTCAAGCGGCGGTAATGCATGGAACGCGGGGCATATTATCGATTACCCACTGGATCGCAGCGTGGAGGCATTTAAAGCCCTACGAGAACTCCAGTTCGTTGATAAGCGGGTAGGGCTGTATGGCATCTCACGCGGCGCCGAGCATGCGTTATTGCTCGCCTCCCTAATGGCAAGAGATAAGATCGAAGGCGCACCTGATGCTATCGCCGCCCACAGCCCACCAGATGTTGTGTGCGGGGCCTTTGATGCACGTAATTTTCGCGATGGAGGGGATCCAGGCTGGCAAGCCTGGGATGTCAGTAAACGCGCCTGGACATGGCGTAATAGTCACGAAGACTTACTGCCGACCACGCCGATCGAAATCGAACGCTACCCTGGGCCGCTGCTGCTTTCCCATGGCACCAAAGACCGAATGTGGTCGGTGGAGATGACCAAGCGCCTGGAAGAACGCCTGCACGAGCATGGCCGTTCCCCAGAAGTGCACTACTACGAAGGTGAAGATCATATACCGAGTAGCTCAGGGCAGAATAAGCATCACGAGTTGCTCCTGGGTTTCTTTTCAAAACACCTGTAA